The genomic segment TCCTGGCAGATCTTCTTGGCTGCAGCAACTATTGCTTCAGGACTTTGTCTCATTCCTACTCCCATCCGTTGAGCATTTGTCACAACGATGGTATAGAAATCGTAATCTTTCTGGGACAAAGACTGTGCGCTGGCCTGCTGTAAGATTAAGTTCCAGAGTATTACAACAAAAATAAACCTGACTACTAACTCCATGGGATTGCCTCCATTCATCAGGATGGTTATGCAGATCATCTCCCTTAAAGTACGGGCGGGGGGCTTCCCGCCCGGTACGGGCGATCGGCCGATCGCCCCTATATAGCGTAACCCTTGAATTATTCCATCGGGAAATCTGACATGAGGGATCTACACAACACTCCTCAGAAGGTTAATATGAAGAAGATGAGATCGTGTGTTGTATTTATAAACCCGATAAGAAGGAATCAGTTAACCAGGAGGGAAAATTTTTTCAAAAATTCTCTAAAAACCTGGAAGTTGAAATCTGATATACCCTTCTACCAGGGTAAAGATCGGTCAGGTTCGCACAAAATCCTGCGGAGATAAACAAAAAACCTGCCCTGTAAAGTTCGATTCCTGATCCAAGATCTTTGAATTTCCGGGTAAATGATGGGACAGGATCAGTTAAGGTAGATGACTCCTTCCGAGGATTCGTTAAAATTTTCTTGCCAAGCTCCTGAATGGGGGTATCAGTATTTTCTGTTTCGACCACCTGGGATTGGGTGTCAAAGGGTTATTTTATATTAAATCTAAGTAGAAATGCCGCCCAGAATGGCCCTTAAATAGGGTAGCCACAAAGGACTACCCTATAGTTTAGGTGATGTTTCAACATGGAAACAGTATTACACATCTGGAGTATAGAGGTTACTTCGAAGTACCTTACCCGGCAAAGAAGAACCCGTTGGGTGTGCATTTAAAGAAGGCGTAAGCTTTCCATTTTCTAAGAGGGGAACTCCATTTACAAAAGAATAATAAATACCACGGGATTTTGAAATCAGGCGTTCACCTCCCCCCGGCAAATCACGGACCAGTTCGGTGGGTTCTGTGTGAATAGCATCTGGATCAAAGATAACCAGATCGGCTGCTTTACCCACTTCAATGCGACCCCGGTCTTTAATTCCATAGATTTGGGCAGGTACTGAAGTAAGTTTACGAATTCCCTCTTCCAGAGGCATAATTCTTTTTTCACGGATCCAATGGCCCAGGAAGTAACTACAGTAACCGGCATCGCAGAACAAAGTCAGGTGAGCTCCTGCATCGGAGGCCGCAATCAAGGTGTAAGGATGAATCAGGAGTTCGGCTACGTCGTCTTCTTTATTATTCATCAGCCTTACAAAGAATTCCATTTTTAGATCTTCCTCTAAAGACAGATCAAAAAGGACATCTGAAGGATGCTTCCCCAATTCTTGACCTATTTCTACAAGGTTTCTTCCCAGCAGGGATTGATGTTTGGTCTGGGTCACTTTTTGAACCTGTATGGTTTCCCAATCTCCGGCAAAAAGGCGGGATGGGAAGGTTGTGGTATCCTGTCGAAAAGCTGCACGGAAGTCAGGATCTCGGAGAACCTCCGGTCTTTTTTCAGGTGAGGCTTTAAATACTTGCTGCCAGCAAGGGAGCCCCTCAAAGACATAAGGATCTTCCATGCTGAAGCTCATGACAAGGGGGCGACAACTTACTTGAGGATAAACTTCCAGACCCTGGTTGAAAAAAGCTTCTGTTTCCTTAAGCATTTGCCGATGATAATCCGGCTGGGCATTTTGCTGTAAAAGAACCGCCCAGGTAACCGGTCGACCGGACTCCCTGGCCAGGCGTGCCCAGGGTTCCAAAGGAGAATAAAGGGCCGGAGTAACTTCAATAATCCCCCGTTTATAAGAGCCGATGACCCGGCCAAGTTCTAAGAACTCCTGTTCAGAAGCCAATCGACTCGAAACAGGTTTTCCATCCCCACCAATATGGGTTGTGGCGGTGGAAGATCCTATTCCAAAAGCCCCGGCTTCCATGGCTTCTCGAACAATCTGTTTCATGGCCTCCAGCTCAGTCGGGGTTGCTTCTCGCTCAGAAGCCTCAGGACCCATGGCATATTGGCGGATGGTGGAATGACCCATCAAAGCCACCACGTTGAGTCCTACTCCTTGCTTTTCCAGGGCATTCAAATATTCCGGGATGGTTTCAAAGTTCCACCGAATCCCTTTTTGCATGGCTTCCAGGGACATTCCTTCCACCTTTTCCAGGGTTCGCATAATTAATTCCCGATCCTGGGGACGACAGGGTGCTATAGTAAAACCACAATTTCCAATGATAACCGTAGTAATTCCATGCCAGCAGGATGGAGTAGCCAGAGGATCCCAGGTAAATTGAGCATCATAATGGGTGTGGGGATCTATAAAACCCGGACTGACTGCTAACCCCTCTGCATTTATAACCCGCCCAGCCGAACCGCTCACAGATCCTATCTCAGCTATCTTTCCATTTTGAATGGCTATATCCCCTTTAAAACCCGGCTTTCCAGAGCCATCATAAATGTAACCATTTTTAATAATAACATCAAACATACAGGCAGTCTGTGGACCACTATCGGTCGTTAAAGAGTCATTACAGATAAGTACCAACAACCGACAATGGAGAACAGACGATAACCGATTATTTTTATCTCTTTAAAGGAATTTCACCATTGCCAGGGAAACCCAGAAAAGTATCTTGGTAATCTACAACCCTCCTCCAATTTCAAAAACTTCCAGATTCATCTATCGGAGAAAAAGGATGAGAATAAAAATCCCTAAGCCAATCCGGTAAAATACAAACAGATCAAAAGTATGGGATCGAACTAACCGGAGGAGAATCTTAATGGCCAGGATTCCACTGAGCATAGAAGCCAAAAATCCAATGACCAGATAAGAAATTCCTCCCGCAGGAATTCCTTTGTGAAGGAGCTGTAACAGTTTAAGACCGCCGGCGCCTGCTGTAATCGGAGCACTCAAGAGAAAGGAAAATCGGATAGCCAATTCTCGATCTAACTTAGAAAATAATCCGGCCGTTATCGTCATACCCGAACGAGAAACCCCTGGAATTAAAGCTACCGCCTGGGCACAACCGATAATAAGAACTTCTTTCCAACCAAGCATTTCTATCTGCTTGATGGGTTGTTTGATCTGCTCGGAATATCGATCTGCCAGCCAAAGTAGAATAGCAAAAATAATAAGCATACTGGCTACGAGGATTCCAGAGCGAACGTGGGTCTCGATAAACTCATCTAAAAGTTTTCCGGCCACTGCTGCAGGAATAGAACCGATCAGAATCTTCACCCCTACCTCCTGATTTAAATTTTCCCACCTACCTTTAAGCATCATCATTACGGAATTTTTAACTATCTCAAATAACTCGTATCTGAAAAAGAGCAGAACGGCCATTAAAGTCCCTAAATGCAAGATAGCGTCAAAGGCCAATCCCTGATCAGGCCAATGAAGGAGGTGGGGTATAAGTATAAGATGGCCTGAGCTGGAGACAGGTAAAAACTCTGTAAGACCTTGAACAACTCCGAGAACGAAAGCTTGTAAAGTCGTCATAATACAACCTCTGTTTCTCAGAAAGACGTTTAAACCCGAATCCATCATTTGAAAGATTTACTTGTAAGTTCTTTTACAGTAAGATACTTTGTAGGGAAAGTCAATTAAAAGTCGATTAAAATCTGGAAATTTACCCTTGCTTTTAACAGAAGATCTGATGCAAAATCAAATGGATGGGGAATTCTTTTAACCGAAGGTAACTTTCACCCAAGTTCAGGAGGTAAAAGATATGGCCCAAAAAATATCTGTCATCACCGAGACCGAAGAAAAAATTGAGACGAGTCTACCGGCTAAAGTGATTTTATTTAACGACGATTATCACACCTTTGAAGAAGTTATTGCTCAAATTATAAAGGCTATTCGTTGTTCTCGGGAAGAAGCAGAATTAATTACCTGGGAAGCTCATACCAAAGGAAGAGCCATTGTAATCACCGGCGAATTAGAGGAGTGCTTACGGGTTAGTCGAGTTCTGGAAGAAATCGAATTACGCACCCAGGTGGAGATCTAGGGAAAAAAGGATGGTCCAAATTTTGCTGAGAAAAATCTTGACCTGAAAGAGAGTTCCTGATAGGTAGAAAAAATTGGGCTAGAAGGATTAAAAATGTCTAAAATGAGCTTGGTGGGCAGTAAAATTTTAGTCTTAGATGAGGATCCAAACACATGGCGTATCCTGAAAAAAATCCTGATCCCTAAGGGCTGTACCATCCTTCCGTCAAATTCTTATGAGGAAGGCAAAAAATATTTAACTCAATTCTCTATGGATCTGATTCTGATAGAGATTTCCCTGGGTGAAGGAAAGGGTCTTTTGTTTGCCGAAGAACTGAGGAAAAATCATCCTTATTTACCCATCATTATTCTTACTTCAGAGATATCTCTACAAGCGATTAAAAAAGCAATAAAGTTAGGCGTTTCGGATTATATTCTTAAACCTCCTGATCCTATGGAGTTGCTCGACTCGATCCGTGAAGCAATCAGCCGATATAAACAAACCCTGTTGGATCAAGCTATCCTCAAGAACTCCAGGCAATATTTCGAAGAGCTCATAACCCTGATGGAAGTAAGTAAAATCACCAATTCCTTTGAACACATTGATTTACTCCTCCAACGGGTTGTCGAAATAGTTTCTCAAATTTTGGATGTAGAAACAGTCTCTTTAATGGGGATCCAGGAAGATACCCAAGAATTGGCTGTATTGGCCTATATAGGACCTGAGAAACAAATTGTGGAAAACGCGCGAGTTCCCATAGGGACAGGGATTTCGGGATGGGTTGCTCAACAAGGCAAACCCTTGCTTATTAATAATATTGAGAAGAGTGAAAAATTCAAGAAGTTCAGAAAAAAAACTCTCGATCAATATAAAAATGACTCTCTTTTATGTGTCCCCTTGAAGATCAAAGACCGTGTGATTGGGGTTCTCAACGTGAATAATAAAAAATCAGGCAAGGCCTTTGATCTACATGACCTGGATCTTCTAAGGGGCATCTCCAATCCCATCGCCCTGGCCATTGAAAACGCCTGGCTCTATGAGAAGCTCCAAATCAAGGCCCGAGAACTTGAACGGCTCAATAAAGAACTCCAGCAACTGGATCAAATGAAGTCCAATTTTATCAGCAATATTTCCCATGAAATCCGAACCCCGTTGACTTCGATCAACGGATATGCTGAACTTCTTCTGGAGATGGGAAATAAACTTTCTCCTGAAAAAGGAAAAGAATTTCTTCAGGCCATTTTAGAATCTGGAAAGCAAATTTCGATTCTTCTGGATCAAATTGCAGAATTTAGTTTAGTCGAATCCGATAAGGTGAAATGGAATATCAGACCCGTCCTTTTGCATCCTCTTATCACCAGAATTATCGATAGGTTCCAAACCCATCTCGAGAAAAAACAAATAACCCTCACTTATCAACCTTCAGATAGAAGCCTTCAGGTATATGCTGATGAAGAGAAAATAGATCGGGTTTTATGTCACTTTATGGACAATGCTATTAAATTTAACAAAGAAAAGGGAAAGATCGACATCAAAATGGAAGAAGTTCAGCGGAAGGAGTGTCATCCTTTTGTTAAGGTTTCCATTACCGATACGGGTATAGGAATTTCTAAGGAGAATACCTCCTATCTGTTTACAAAATTCAATCAACTCGGTAATATTTTAACAGAAAAACCACCTGGGGTGGGTTTAGGATTAGCCTTCTGTAAGGAAATTATCAGTCGTCATCGAGGAGAGATTGGGGTTGAAAGTGAACCTAAAAAGGGGAGTACCTTCTACTTTACCCTACCCCTGGTAACTGAAGGGAAAGAGTCGTATATTGTTCGTAGTTAATTGTTCATTGTTGGGGGTCAGTGGATCCGATAACTTTGACTACCTGCCAGGGTCGTCTTAAGTTATCGGTTTAAACAAAAAACAACGAACAATAAACAACGAACAATCAGTAAGTCGAGGTGAAATTCTATTCATAAACTTTATGGTAATTTAATCGGTTTAAAACCTAATGAACTGAAAAGAATTGAACATATCTACCGAAGAAAGATTCCTGCCACCAAAGTCATTACCCAAGAACTGGCTCGCTATTTAACGGAAATTTCCCAGGAAATAGGAAGGCAGATTGGAATTCTGGTCAATCGTCGAGGAAATATTGAATATGTCATCGTAGGAGATGCCAAAAGTATTTTTATCCCGGATCTAAGGGGATTCCGTAAAGGATCAAGCCGACTTCTGGGGCTTCGATGTTTACATACCCATTTGAAAGGAGAGCCATTAAGCCAGGAAGATTTAATGGATCTGGCCTTACTCCGATTAGACCTCATGGGGGCTATTAGTGTGCAGCCAGATGGTCTCCCGGGTTTTGCTTACTTGGCTCATCTCCTTCCTAAAAATCTGGAAAACAAGAACTGGCTACTGCTGGATCCTGTCCACCCCAGCCAGCTGGAGCTGGATTTTGAGCAATTGATTCGATCCCTGGAAGAAGAGTTTGCTCGAGTTCAGGGGGTTAGAGAGTTAGGAGATAACCGTGAACGGGCCATTTTGGTGAGTGTAACGTCTGGGAGTAAATTCGAGGCAGAGGATTCTTTAGCAGAGCTTAAAGAACTGGCAAGATCCAGCGGAATTCTGGTCCTGGATTCGGTTCTTCAACATCGTCCGAAACCAGACCCGAAGTTTTTAATGGGAAAAGGAAAACTTCAAGAGCTGGTTCTAAAAGCTCTCCAACTGGGAGCCGATCTTTTGGTATTTGATCAGGAGTTAACTCCTGCCCAGGTGAGAACCCTGGCAGATTTTACAGATCTTAAAATCATTGATCGGGCTCAACTTATTCTGGATATTTTTGCTCAACGGGCTCACAGCCGAGTTGGAAAGGTCCAGGTGGAACTTGCTCAGCTCAAATATATGCTTCCCAGGCTCTCCACCCGAGATGATGCATTATCTCGCTTAACCGGAGGTATTGGAGGGAGAGGACCCGGTGAAACAAAGCTAGAAGTTGATCGCAGACGGGTAAAAGATCGCATCCATCGATTAGAAAATGAACTCAAACATCTGGCAAAAGGTCGAGAACAACGCCGGTCTCGACGCCTTAAGAAGGAATTACCCATTGTTTCCATTGTAGGCTATACCAATGCCGGAAAATCTACTTTACTTAATGCCTTAACCCACAGTCAGGTATATGTAGAGGACCAATTATTTGCTACTTTGGATCCAACCAGTCGAAGGCTTCGTTTCCCCCGAGATTTAGAAGTAATTATCACGGATACGGTCGGATTTATTCGAGATCTTCCTAAAGATCTCATGGAGGCTTTCCGATCTACCCTCGATGAACTGGAAGATGCCGATTTACTCTTGCATGTCGTTGATGTAAGCAATCCTCGATTTGAAGAACAGATTCAGGCCGTTAACAAAATTCTCTATGAGCTCGGGTTGCATACCAAACCCACATTAATAGTCTTTAATAAAGAAGATAAAGTAGATCCCAAATTAGTCGAGAATCTATGCAGGCTTTATCAGGCGGTTTCTATATCGGCTCTTCAACCCAATACCCTCTTTAAACTAACCCAGCGGATGGAGAAAGAGCTGATCCGGATACTTGCCCAAAACCCCCTTTCGTTAGAGAAGGAAGAGGGAGAGAAAGTTCTTGCCTATAACTAAGCCCAGGTGGGTCAAAGCAAAAATAAAACGTAAGTAGCCCTCACCTCCAAGGACCAAGAGTCCAAAAAAGAAATAACCGATTTTTCCTTATGGCAGGGATGTCCTGGGGGTGAAGGCTTTACGTTTTAGAATGAAATTTCTCCGATCTATTTTTAAGCGAGATTATCAAGAATACATAAGACGGGGGAACCTTTTCTTTCAAGAAGGAAAGTGGCATTCGGCTCTTATAGAATACCAAAAAGCTCTGGAAATGTTGGGACCCCAAGAAGAACCCATCCATAGATGGATTGAAGAAAAACTACAAAACTCCAGGATTAATCTGGCGGTGGAATATGTTCAAAAAGGGGATACTTATGCGAACGACCAACAATGGGACCTCGCCATAGAAGCCTACCAAACGGCCAAAGAGTTATATGGAGAATTTGCTCCGGAGATCGATGAGATTCAGGAAAAACTAGAAATTGCCCTGGAAATGCATCAAGAAAAAACGCTCAGCGAAAGATTAAAACATATCGGGCTGGAAGATTCCCTGGGATTTGGCTTTGCAGAACTCAGAAGAATTAAGAATTTCGGTCTTTATCAAATTGCACCCTATGATATTAGATTCGATGATAGCCGCCACTTTACAGATCGACAAATTGCAGACCTCAAAGCCCGGCTTAAGTTGAACCCTGAAGACCCGGATCTCCATTTTGACCTGGGAATGGTATATGCGCGATATGGTTTTTTGACCAAGGCCATCGAGGAAATGAAAAAGGTTATCCAAATTTACCCTACCCACTCAGAAGCCCACTTTGTCCTGGGAAACCTCTATTCGGATTATGGAGATTTACAAGAAAGCCTTCGCTTCCTTAGGAGAAGTATCGAATTGGATCCGAAATTCGAACTGGCTTATTACTATCTGGGTCAGCTATATGAAAAACTTCAAGATCCCTCTAAAGCCGAGGAAATGTATCTTAAATTCATCAGACAACAGGCAAAAACGGCCATCCTGGATGAAAATGCCCTCCAAGGGTATTTAGCTCTCGGTCATCTTTATAAAAAGCAGGGTCAATATCTGCAGGCTTCGGCCACCCTTCAACAATACCTCGAGAAAGATCCCTCCAACGAGGAAGTCTATGCCTGCCTGGGAGAAATTTATACACTCATGGAAGACTGGGAAAAGGCCTCCCAGTGCTGGAAAAAAGTTCTGGAATTGGAGCCGGAAAGTGAGTTGGCTAAAGAAGCCAGGCAGCATTTAAAAGAACTGGTCGATAAGAAAAAAGGCTAATCTTTACTAAAAGAATAAACCAATTAACGGAAGCCGGGTATGGCCTGTCCGTCGGGCAGGAGAAAGATTTCCGGTACCTTTTTAACTCGAAAAGGATACTCCGCTACATTATGGCCTGCGATAATAGGAGTAAAGGAGCTTCTTGATACCAGCCGCTCTGAGTTTCATATTTTTCTACCCAGAAAAATCTGATTTATTTCAAAACCTCTGTCCACTGGGATACTCTCAAACCTACGGTTTAAGAAAGTTACAAAAGTGTTGAAGAAATTGCCGGTGGAGAATTAAATATGTAAATTAAAATAAACCCTCTTTTTTATAACCTGAGGGATCCACCATGAGTGATAGCTTAATTCTAATAGACCGGGAAGCTTTGCTGGCCGAGCTGCGTCAAGCTTTCGATGCGCAGACTGCGGAAGTTCTTATGCGCGTGCTGGATCGGGTTGCAACCCAGATACATCAGGCGGGTGTGACACGTGAAGATTTTAGTGAGCTGAAGCAGATTGTGAGGGAGTTAGCAGAAGCACAACATAGAACCGAAGAACAGGTCAGCAGACTGGAGTTGGCTGTGGAACAACTGGCCGAAGCCCAACACAAAACCGAAGAACGCTTGAATATCTTTCAAACGGAAACACGGGAAGCCATTGAGAAATTGACCTGGGCTATAGATCGTCTCCAGAAACAGGTTGGTGGATTGAGTGATACGGTGGGTGGGGATATTGAAAACATCGCTTATATCGTCTTGTATAACGTACTGAAACGCGAGCTTGGCTGGCAGGTCAGTGAATTACATCGGTCTTGGCAAAGGTGGGATACCGAGCCCGAAGAGGTGAATATCTTTGGAACGGCTACAGATCCGGCAAGGCCGGAAACGACCATCTGGATTGTCGGTGAGGCAAAACACAACCTGACCCTCAAAGAGGTCAAGGACTTTATTAAACAAGTCGAACGAGCCCGTCAACACCTTGCAGGGGAGATATTTCCGGTATGTTTTTGCTATCGAGTTCGGCCTGAGGTAGAACAGATCCTGCGGGATACCGGGATTCGATTGGTCTTCTCCTATGGAAAGCTGGTATAAAGGGAAAAGAGGCCTTCTATGTTTTATTTTATAAATTTATTCATGGTTTTTTTCTTAATAGGGTGTACCGGCAAGGCACAACCTCCTGCCTCTGAGACGGGCTCTCCAGAACAAATTCCCGAAGGTTTTCAAAGCCTTTTCGATGGAAAAACCCTTACAGGCTGGCATATGAGTAAAGAAAGTGTCCATGGTAATACCCAAAGCTGGATCATTGAAGATGGCGCGATTGCCGGAACCCAGGATAGACCGGGTAATGGGGGGCTTCTCCTGACAGATCAAGAATTTGGTGATTTTGAATTGTACCTTGAGCTTATGCCGGATTTTGGATGCGATAGTGGAATCTTTTTACGGGCTAATGAGCGAGGTCAGGCTTACCAGATCTTAAACGATTACCTTCCGCAAGGAAACGTGGGAGGTATTTATGGAGAAGGGATAGGCGGTTTTCTCCTTCCGGCCAAGGACTTTCCTAAAGTTTGGAAAAGGGATCAATGGAATAGTCTGCTTGTCCGAATTGAAGGAAATCCTCCCCACATCAAGACCTGGATGAACGGACAACCTCTTATGGACTGGACGGATAATCAGAAACGCCTGCCGGATAAAGGAATGATCGGATTGCAGGTACATGGTGGAACCGATCGATGGGCCCCAGGTCGTTTTACCCGATATCGAAACATAGCCATTAAAGAATTGAATAAACCTTAAAGATAGGGAGTAAGATTCCTTGAAAACAATCCGCGTTCATCTGGCTAAACACGTTGATCATTCCTATGACCTTAAAATCGGCTCGGGGTTACTTTTTCAAGTGGGACAGGATCTAAAAAATAAACCCCTTGCAGATCGTTATGCCCTTATCACAGATTCTGAAGTGGCCCCTATTTTCGGAATCCCATTGCTAAAGGATTTTCAAAAAAAAGGTTTACACGTTACGCTTATTACTTTCCCGGCCGGAGAGGAATACAAAACCCGTGAAACTAAAGCTTACCTGGAGGATGAGATGTTCCGCCAGGGTTTTGGTCGAGACTCGGCCATTATCGCTCTGGGGGGTGGGGTGGTCGGAGATATGGCCGGTTTTGTGGCTGCCACCTATAATCGGGGGATTCCCTACATCCAGATTCCTACCACCCTGCTGGCCCATGTGGATAGCAGTATCGGAGGTAAAACGGCAGTAGATGTCCCCTGGGGAAAAAATCTGGTAGGCGCCTTTTACCAACCTGCAGCCGTTTATATCGATATAGATACTTTAAAAACCCTTCCCCTTCGACAGATAAAGGCCGGCCTGGCTGAAATCGTAAAATATGCCGTGATTCAAGATCGATCTCTCTTCGATTACCTCCAGGAGAATCAAGACAAAATCTTAAACTTAGAAAGTGAACCGATCATTTATATCATCGGACGATGTTGCGAAATCAAAGCTTATGTGGTTGAGCAAGATGAACGAGAGGGGGACTTGAGAAAGATCTTAAACTATGGTCATACCATCGGACATGCCATTGAGGCCCTTTGTCAATATCGGATCCTCCATGGAGAGGGCGTGGCTATAGGTATGACAATAGAAAGCCGTATCGCCCAAGAACTGGGCTATTTAACCGAAGAAGAGGTTCGTTGCCAGAGGAGTTTGTTAGAAGCTTTCGGGCTTCCGGTCACCCTTCCTTCCCATTTAAACCCCCAGGAAATTATTCAGGCTACTACTTTAGATAAAAAAGCCCGGGGAGGGAAAGCAGAATATGTTTTACCCAGAAAAATAGGGGAAATGGTCACTATCAACGGTCGTTATGGAATTAGAGTAGACGACGAGATAGTCAGAAAAGTCCTGAGCCATCCAAACTGAAATCCGAAGAAAATTTCTAACTTACTCCTTGACAGAGCATAACGAAATAGCTTATAAGGTTAAAGTAGAAAATGGGTGCTTAGCTCAGGGGTAGAGCGCTGCCTTCACACGGCAGAGGTCACTGGTTCGAAACCAGTAGCACCCACTCTCCTTTCCTCCCCCTCCGGATTCGATAGAGTGAAACATTTCGCTTAGACACATTACCAACATCCTTAGAGAAGTTTGTAAGCTTGCATTTTGTCAGGTTTTTTCTAAAGTCCCTGGATTGAAAGATTTGAAGAAGATGCAAACGGTTTACAGGATAGGGAAACGGTTCTCAAGAGTCGAGAAACTGATACTTATATTACTTCTCGTACTTTTCTCCTTTCCGATGAAAATTTCTGGTCAAGAGACGACCGAGGATATTCCCCAACCTAAGGAAGAAGAGTTGATCCCTTCCCCCGATAAAAAACGAGCCCTTGCCATTATTTGTCGTGCTGGACGACCCGAGCTTTGGGTCATGGAGATGGATAAAACCCAGAAAAGACAGATAAGCAACCTGGGAAAAGACGAGGGAGTAAAGTCGGCCGTTTGGTCTCCTGATGGAGAATTGATTGCATTTGTGAGTTATAATCTGGGTGGCCATAGCCCCCTGACCACGACCCATGTATGGGTTGTCCGATATGATGGAAGTGGTTTAAAAAAAGTAACCCTGCCAAAGCCGAACGAACGGTTTTCAACCTACGACCCTCAATGGAAAGATAACGAAACTTTAATAGTTAAAGCCATAACGCTGCCGGATTTCTCAGAATCTAAATATTTGTACTCTTATAGAACCGAAAAAATCAAGAAAATCACGTCGGAAAAGGAGAAAGATAAATGAAGCAAAACTCCCTCTGGGTCATTCTGCTGCTTCTCTTGGACATCCTGGCTTCAGAACCTGTATTTTCTCAAACGGAGGGATATACCTCCTTATCGGCTGATCAACTGGTCGGTAATGTATATGGAACTGTAACCGATGCGGTCACTTCAAAACCTATTCCCGATGCAGACATTTTTCTTCTGGATCCTTCTACCCGGCGAGGTCCCACAGATTATGTTATTCATACCGATAAAGGAGATATCCCGTTGCCTCCACTTCAATCGGCCGTAAGGGCTGGAGTTACCAATAAACAGGGTGAGTTTCTCATTAACTCTGTTCCTACTCCTTTTCCTTTCAAGTTATATACCATTGTCATAAGAGCTTCTGGATATAATCCCTGTGTGATTGATCAGGCTCGTGTCCTTCCAGGGGCCGCCATGTCTTTGAAAGTGACCTGCAGATTAACCAGGGTAACGCGGGGAATCCAAACTGCTATCCTGTTCAAAGGAGATGATCCCAGGGCACCTGTACGGTATCGGCATCAAGAAGTTGTGGTCAGGGCGATTCCAAAGGTACGTGGGCTGGAGCGTAAGGGATTGGGATATCAGATCTTTGCCACCCGGGAAGGTCTTGTGGGGGGCACTACTGCAAATGGCCATGTCATCAAGCCACGGGATCATTTTGTTGCCCTGCCCTCTTACCGGGCACTGAACGCCAACGACCGTACCTATGACTTCCAGGTTAGATTAACCTATAAAGGCAGGTCCGTAGTGGCACCGGTTTGGGACGTGGGAC from the Candidatus Limnocylindrales bacterium genome contains:
- a CDS encoding DUF1080 domain-containing protein; translation: MFYFINLFMVFFLIGCTGKAQPPASETGSPEQIPEGFQSLFDGKTLTGWHMSKESVHGNTQSWIIEDGAIAGTQDRPGNGGLLLTDQEFGDFELYLELMPDFGCDSGIFLRANERGQAYQILNDYLPQGNVGGIYGEGIGGFLLPAKDFPKVWKRDQWNSLLVRIEGNPPHIKTWMNGQPLMDWTDNQKRLPDKGMIGLQVHGGTDRWAPGRFTRYRNIAIKELNKP
- the aroB gene encoding 3-dehydroquinate synthase, producing MKTIRVHLAKHVDHSYDLKIGSGLLFQVGQDLKNKPLADRYALITDSEVAPIFGIPLLKDFQKKGLHVTLITFPAGEEYKTRETKAYLEDEMFRQGFGRDSAIIALGGGVVGDMAGFVAATYNRGIPYIQIPTTLLAHVDSSIGGKTAVDVPWGKNLVGAFYQPAAVYIDIDTLKTLPLRQIKAGLAEIVKYAVIQDRSLFDYLQENQDKILNLESEPIIYIIGRCCEIKAYVVEQDEREGDLRKILNYGHTIGHAIEALCQYRILHGEGVAIGMTIESRIAQELGYLTEEEVRCQRSLLEAFGLPVTLPSHLNPQEIIQATTLDKKARGGKAEYVLPRKIGEMVTINGRYGIRVDDEIVRKVLSHPN